A window of Opitutus sp. ER46 contains these coding sequences:
- a CDS encoding DNA starvation/stationary phase protection protein produces MKTTTESTSKTRTDSSVVKGLNQLLADSYALMANTHYAHWNVEGEGFFSLHKAFEEQYESLFAAVDEVAERVRALDAYAMGGLRNFSSESGIDELKTPAAAKDFVAALVVAHEKAIADAVTLRDAAGNADDLETQDLAIGRIQWHQKTAWMLKSYLK; encoded by the coding sequence ATGAAAACTACCACTGAATCCACCTCGAAAACCCGCACTGATTCGTCCGTCGTCAAGGGACTCAACCAACTCCTCGCCGACTCCTACGCGCTGATGGCGAACACCCACTACGCGCACTGGAACGTGGAGGGCGAAGGCTTCTTCTCCCTGCACAAGGCCTTCGAGGAACAGTACGAGTCGCTCTTCGCAGCCGTCGACGAGGTCGCCGAACGCGTGCGCGCGCTCGATGCCTACGCCATGGGTGGACTGCGCAACTTTTCCAGTGAGTCTGGCATCGATGAGCTGAAGACGCCGGCCGCGGCCAAGGACTTCGTCGCCGCTCTCGTCGTCGCCCACGAGAAGGCGATCGCCGATGCGGTCACGCTCCGCGACGCCGCCGGCAATGCCGACGACCTCGAGACGCAGGACCTCGCGATCGGCCGCATCCAGTGGCACCAGAAGACGGCCTGGATGCTCAAGAGCTACCTGAAGTAA
- a CDS encoding PepSY-associated TM helix domain-containing protein, with protein MFRKTLFWLHLICGVIAGVVIAIMSFTGAALAFEKELIAYAERDARRVEVPAGAQALPLEELLRQVRAARPDARISNVVLTNDPTAAIALTAGGRGPGGGGGAATALYANPYTGEVREAAAPRTRAFLRTMTAWHRWLGAGEERRAIGKAITGACNVAFLGLGLTGLYLWWPRAWSVRVLRAIALLNPRAHGKARDFNWHNAIGIWSVLVLIVLTATALPISYHWAGDAIYRLTGSEPPAPGAGRGGPPATNAPQIQVPAPPEGARRLGYNALVVAVEKLHPRWEQLTLRLPGAQPERGAGGSRAEGAGRMGARTEGAMGEGPARRMEGERPSRAEANSSAASKAGSSRGPGATGAVVITLKEAGTWPRTATTTLSLDPYTGSALHREGFADQELARQVRTWTRFLHTGEALGWLGQLIAGLASLGAVVLVYTGFALSWRRFFSRKVTPSV; from the coding sequence ATGTTTCGCAAGACCCTGTTCTGGTTGCACCTCATCTGTGGCGTCATCGCCGGCGTCGTGATCGCCATCATGTCCTTCACTGGCGCGGCGCTCGCCTTCGAGAAGGAACTCATCGCGTACGCCGAGCGCGACGCGCGCCGGGTCGAGGTCCCGGCCGGCGCCCAGGCCCTGCCGCTCGAGGAGTTGCTGCGCCAGGTGCGCGCGGCGCGGCCCGACGCCCGCATCAGCAACGTGGTGCTCACAAATGATCCCACCGCCGCGATTGCGCTGACCGCCGGCGGCCGCGGCCCGGGGGGCGGGGGCGGCGCCGCCACTGCCTTGTATGCCAACCCCTATACGGGCGAGGTGCGCGAGGCCGCCGCCCCGCGTACCCGCGCCTTCCTGCGCACGATGACGGCGTGGCATCGCTGGCTCGGCGCCGGCGAGGAGCGTCGCGCCATTGGCAAGGCGATCACCGGCGCCTGCAACGTGGCCTTTCTCGGGCTGGGACTCACCGGCCTCTACCTCTGGTGGCCGCGCGCGTGGAGCGTTCGCGTTCTGCGCGCCATCGCGCTGCTGAACCCGCGGGCGCATGGCAAGGCCCGTGACTTCAACTGGCATAACGCGATCGGCATCTGGTCGGTCCTCGTGCTGATCGTCCTCACCGCAACCGCCCTGCCCATCTCGTATCACTGGGCTGGTGACGCCATCTATCGGCTCACGGGCAGCGAGCCGCCGGCGCCCGGGGCCGGGCGCGGCGGACCACCCGCCACGAACGCCCCGCAGATCCAGGTGCCCGCGCCGCCCGAGGGCGCGCGACGTCTCGGCTACAACGCCCTCGTCGTCGCCGTGGAAAAGCTCCATCCGCGTTGGGAGCAGCTTACGCTGCGCCTGCCCGGCGCACAGCCGGAACGGGGTGCCGGCGGGAGCCGCGCCGAGGGCGCGGGCCGCATGGGGGCGCGGACGGAAGGCGCCATGGGCGAGGGGCCTGCGCGCCGGATGGAAGGGGAGCGGCCGTCGCGCGCCGAGGCCAATAGCAGCGCCGCGTCGAAGGCTGGCTCGTCGCGCGGCCCGGGCGCGACCGGCGCGGTCGTGATCACGCTCAAGGAGGCCGGCACCTGGCCGCGCACCGCCACGACCACGCTGTCACTTGATCCGTACACCGGCAGCGCCTTGCATCGCGAGGGCTTCGCCGACCAGGAACTCGCCCGCCAGGTGCGCACGTGGACGCGTTTCCTGCATACGGGCGAGGCGCTCGGCTGGCTCGGGCAACTTATAGCCGGCCTGGCGTCGCTCGGCGCGGTTGTCCTGGTCTACACCGGCTTCGCCCTGTCGTGGCGGCGCTTCTTCTCGCGCAAGGTGACGCCCTCGGTATGA
- a CDS encoding response regulator transcription factor — protein sequence MNNPGKSQRVSTVSTISVSGEPEHSSKVRVLLVEDHPITRQGLKALVNQQLNLEVCGETDSATDAVELVAQLRPNIVVADVSLKNASGLDLTKLLKERYPELPVLVVSMHDEALFAERALRAGAMGYVMKQEAGEKIVTAIQQLIRGELYLSNKMKERVLHRFVSKKSDGMVFAMDTLSHREMEVFQLIGNGYSTRQIAEKLNLSSKTIDSYREHLKLKLGLDSGADLMRHAIQWARAEVAV from the coding sequence ATGAACAACCCGGGAAAATCACAACGTGTCTCCACTGTATCCACGATCAGCGTATCCGGAGAGCCAGAACACTCGTCGAAGGTCCGCGTGCTGCTGGTCGAGGATCATCCGATCACGCGCCAGGGACTGAAGGCGCTGGTCAACCAACAGCTCAACCTCGAAGTCTGCGGCGAAACCGATTCCGCCACCGATGCCGTGGAACTCGTGGCGCAACTGCGGCCCAATATCGTCGTCGCCGACGTGTCGCTGAAGAACGCGAGCGGCCTCGATCTCACCAAACTCCTGAAGGAGCGGTATCCCGAGCTCCCCGTCCTGGTCGTGTCGATGCACGACGAAGCGCTCTTCGCGGAGCGCGCGCTGCGCGCGGGCGCCATGGGTTACGTGATGAAGCAGGAGGCGGGGGAGAAGATCGTCACCGCGATCCAGCAGCTGATCCGCGGCGAGCTCTACCTCAGCAACAAGATGAAGGAGCGCGTGCTCCACCGCTTCGTCAGCAAGAAGAGCGACGGGATGGTGTTCGCGATGGATACGCTCAGCCACCGCGAGATGGAGGTGTTCCAGCTCATCGGCAACGGCTACAGCACGCGGCAGATCGCGGAGAAGCTGAACCTCAGCTCCAAGACGATCGATTCGTACCGCGAGCACCTGAAGCTCAAGCTCGGGCTGGATTCCGGGGCGGACCTGATGCGCCACGCGATCCAATGGGCGCGGGCCGAGGTCGCGGTCTGA
- a CDS encoding response regulator, translating to MSVSGTAPIFLVVDFQRESRFLLVKTLLRKFPQAVIRECEDAEQAIQMARTQDVACIVTHRTFETAGADLVRALREVDPDVPIVMVSGIDREKAALDAGATSFLNYDEWLRIGSIVEVHMASRDRAEDAKGDRDCVA from the coding sequence ATGTCCGTCTCTGGCACAGCCCCGATCTTCCTCGTCGTTGATTTCCAACGCGAGAGTCGGTTCTTGCTGGTGAAGACCCTCCTCCGGAAGTTTCCGCAGGCGGTCATCCGCGAATGCGAGGATGCCGAGCAGGCGATCCAGATGGCGCGCACGCAGGACGTCGCCTGCATCGTCACCCATCGCACTTTTGAAACCGCTGGCGCCGATCTCGTGCGCGCGCTGCGCGAGGTCGATCCCGATGTGCCCATCGTGATGGTGTCCGGCATCGATCGGGAAAAGGCGGCGTTGGATGCCGGCGCGACCAGCTTCCTAAACTACGACGAATGGCTGCGCATCGGCTCCATCGTCGAGGTGCACATGGCCAGCCGCGACCGCGCCGAGGACGCGAAAGGCGACCGCGACTGCGTCGCCTAG
- a CDS encoding dihydropteroate synthase: MAQWMSPHGRSLPVVGRRTLVMGILNMTPDSFSDGGQLRDLDAVLARAEAMILAGADVLDIGGESTRPGGAPVAEADERARVLPAIEAIRRRFPAVAMSVDTFKPTVAAAAIEAGADIVNDVWGFTHGMEVATRAQAIAALGTGEVIPTCAASAMAAVVARLGCPAILMHNRPDREYRAFWPDVLNDLRLSLALAERAGVAAHQLWLDPGFGFAKSPAQNLEVIKHLERIVALGFPVLVGTSRKSTLGKVLGGAAVDDRMEGSAATAVWAIQRGAAMVRVHDVATMKRIAVVTDAIAAGEAWSEDGSQKPEVGSRKPEARSQKPEA; this comes from the coding sequence ATGGCGCAATGGATGAGTCCGCATGGTCGTTCGCTGCCGGTCGTTGGCCGGCGGACGCTGGTCATGGGCATCCTGAATATGACGCCGGACTCGTTTTCCGACGGCGGCCAGCTGCGGGACCTCGACGCGGTGCTGGCGCGGGCGGAGGCAATGATTCTCGCGGGGGCCGACGTGCTCGACATTGGCGGCGAGTCGACGCGACCCGGCGGCGCGCCGGTCGCAGAGGCGGACGAGCGGGCGCGGGTGCTGCCGGCGATCGAGGCCATTCGGCGGCGGTTTCCCGCGGTGGCGATGTCGGTTGACACGTTCAAGCCCACGGTCGCCGCCGCGGCCATCGAGGCGGGCGCGGACATCGTGAACGACGTCTGGGGATTCACGCACGGGATGGAGGTCGCGACGCGCGCGCAGGCGATTGCGGCACTCGGAACCGGCGAGGTGATTCCAACCTGCGCCGCCTCCGCAATGGCAGCAGTCGTCGCGCGGCTGGGTTGTCCGGCGATTCTGATGCACAACCGGCCGGACCGGGAGTACCGCGCTTTCTGGCCCGACGTGCTGAACGACCTGCGGCTGAGCCTCGCGCTGGCGGAACGGGCCGGCGTGGCGGCGCATCAGCTCTGGCTGGACCCGGGATTCGGCTTCGCGAAGTCGCCGGCGCAAAACCTCGAGGTGATCAAGCACCTCGAGCGCATCGTCGCGCTCGGGTTTCCCGTGCTGGTAGGAACCTCGCGCAAGTCCACGCTCGGCAAGGTGCTGGGCGGCGCGGCGGTCGACGACCGGATGGAAGGATCGGCGGCGACGGCGGTGTGGGCGATCCAACGCGGGGCCGCCATGGTGCGCGTGCATGACGTTGCGACCATGAAGCGGATCGCGGTCGTAACCGACGCCATCGCCGCCGGCGAAGCGTGGAGTGAGGACGGAAGCCAGAAGCCGGAGGTCGGAAGCCGGAAGCCCGAGGCCAGAAGCCAGAAGCCTGAAGCCTGA
- the folB gene encoding dihydroneopterin aldolase, whose amino-acid sequence MDKLILREMHFSARHGVLPAEAENDQPFSATVELELSTARAGASDRIEDAIDYRKVQGVVRDVIGGSRKHLIETLAEQIAGRLLAAFPEVHAVVVEVVKPRPPVDFQFAGVSVKIRREQGGAAR is encoded by the coding sequence ATGGACAAACTCATCCTGCGTGAAATGCACTTTTCGGCCCGACATGGCGTGCTGCCGGCCGAAGCGGAGAACGACCAGCCGTTCTCCGCGACCGTGGAACTCGAGCTGTCGACGGCCCGCGCGGGCGCCTCGGACCGGATCGAGGACGCCATCGATTACCGCAAGGTGCAGGGCGTCGTGCGCGATGTCATCGGCGGCTCGCGGAAACACCTGATCGAGACGCTGGCGGAGCAGATCGCGGGGCGGCTGCTCGCCGCGTTTCCCGAGGTGCACGCGGTCGTGGTCGAGGTGGTGAAGCCGCGGCCGCCGGTCGATTTCCAGTTTGCCGGGGTGAGCGTGAAGATCCGCCGGGAGCAGGGAGGGGCCGCCCGATGA
- the folK gene encoding 2-amino-4-hydroxy-6-hydroxymethyldihydropteridine diphosphokinase: MSPIVRQALLSAGSNLGDRAAVLCDAMERLRTMPGILNLEMSGLFETDPVGLTDQPRFLNLAAGVATALSPETLLEMLQSIETEFGRERSVRWGPRTLDLDLLAYEGEVRASPGLTLPHPRLFERAFVLVPLRELLARPSFQRPAWDALRAQVAQPLADESGVWQLGCAPER; this comes from the coding sequence ATGAGCCCGATCGTCCGCCAGGCCCTGTTGTCCGCCGGCTCCAACCTCGGCGACCGCGCCGCCGTCCTCTGCGACGCCATGGAGCGGCTGCGCACGATGCCCGGTATCCTAAATTTGGAGATGTCGGGTCTCTTCGAAACCGATCCCGTCGGACTCACCGACCAGCCCCGCTTTCTCAACCTTGCGGCCGGCGTTGCCACCGCGCTTTCACCGGAGACGCTGCTCGAAATGCTGCAGTCGATCGAAACCGAGTTTGGTCGGGAGCGCTCCGTGCGCTGGGGCCCCCGCACGCTGGACCTCGATCTGCTGGCTTACGAGGGCGAGGTGCGCGCTTCGCCGGGGCTGACGCTGCCGCATCCGCGGCTGTTCGAGCGCGCGTTCGTGCTCGTGCCGCTGCGCGAGCTGCTCGCGCGTCCTTCCTTCCAGCGGCCGGCTTGGGATGCCCTCCGCGCCCAGGTCGCGCAGCCGCTGGCGGACGAGTCGGGCGTGTGGCAGCTCGGGTGCGCGCCCGAGCGCTGA